CTTCGCCGGATCGAGCACCATGAGCATGCGCTCCTGGCTTTCCGACAGCATCATTTCATAGGCCGTCATGCCGTCTTCGCGACACGGCACCTTGTCGAGGTCGAGTTCGACGCCGAGGTCGCCCTTGGCGCCCATCTCGACGGCGGAGCAGGTGAGGCCCGCCGCGCCCATGTCCTGAATGGCGATGACGGCGCCCGATGCCATCAGTTCAAGGCAGGCTTCGAGCAGCAGCTTTTCGGAAAAGGGATCGCCGATCTGCACGGTCGGGCGCTTCTCTTCCGAGTTCTCACCGAATTCGGCGGAGGCCATGGTCGCGCCGTGAATGCCGTCGCGTCCGGTCTTGGAGCCGAGATAGACGATCGGGAGGCCGACGCCCTTCGCTTCCGAATAGAAAATCTTGTCGGCATCGGCGAGGCCCGCCGCGAAGGCGTTCACAAGGCAGTTGCCATTATAGCTCGGATCGAAATTCACCTCGCCGCCGATGGTCGGCACGCCGAAGCTGTTGCCGTAGCCGCCGATGCCCGCGACGACGCCCGACACGATGTGCCGCGTGCGCGGATGATCCGGCGCGCCGAAGCGCAGCGCGTTCAGCGCCGCGACGGGGCGCGCGCCCATCGTGAAGACGTCGCGCAGAATGCCGCCGACGCCCGTTGCCGCGCCTTCATGCGGTTCGATGTAGGAGGGGTGGTTGTGGCTTTCCATCTTGAAGATGATCGCCTGTCCGTCGCCGATATCGACGACGCCCGCATTTTCGCCGGGCCCGCAGATGACGCGCGGCCCCGTGGTCGGCAGCGTGCGCAGCCACTTCTTCGAGGATTTATACGAGCAGTGCTCGTTCCACATGGCGGAGAAGATGCCGAGTTCGGTCAGCGTCGGTTCGCGCCCGATCAGGTCGAGAATGCGCTGGTACTCGTCGGGCTTCAGGCCGTGCTCGGCGATCAGCTCCGGGGTGATCCTGACATCGTTCGGTATCACGCCACAGCCTCCAGCACGCTTTCAAAGAGAGCGCGTCCGTCGGTCGCGCCGTTCAACGGTTCGATCATGTTTTCAGGGTGGGGCATCAGGCCGAACACATTGCCGCGCTCGTTGAGAATGCCGGCAATGTCGTTCAGCGAACCGTTCGGGTTGGTGCCGCGCGCATAGCGCAGGCCGACGCGGCCTTCGCCTTCGAGGCGCTTCAGCGTCTCGCTATCCGCAAAGTAGTTGCCGTCGCCATGCGCGACCGGGCAGCGCCACACCTGACCGGCTTCGTATTTGCGCGTGAAGTCCGTATCGGCATTCGCAACTTCTAGATCGACATGCTTGCAGACGAATTTGAGAGCGGCATTGCGCATCAGCACGCCGGGCAGAAGTCCCGCTTCGCAGAGAATCTGGAAGCCGTTGCAGACGCCGAGTATGCGTACGCCCCTGTCCGCTGCCTTCGCCACGGCGGGCATGATGTTGCCGCGTGCGGCAATGGCGCCGGTGCGCAGATAGTCGCCATAGGAAAAGCCGCCGCACAGGACCACGAGGTCCGTCTCGGGAAGTTCCCGGTCCGCATGCCAGACGGCGGTCGGTTTGCTGCCGGTGATGGTTTCAAGCGCGTACATCATGTCGCGCTCGCGGTTCGAGCCGGGGAAGACGACGACGGAAGATTTCATGCTCACTTCTCGTCCAGCTCGATCGCGTAGTTTTCGATGACGGTATTGGCGAGAAGCTTCTTGCACATCTCGTCAATGGCGGCTTCGGCCTTCTTGCGGTCGGTCTCGGCCAGTTCGACCTCGATGTATTTTCCCTGCCGCACGCTTTCGACGCCGGAGAAACCGAGCGAGCCGAGCGCCCCCTCGATCGCCTTACCCTGCGGGTCGAGAACACCGTTCTTGAGCGTGACCTTGATACGCGCTTTCATACTTCCTCGTGTCACTTGACCAGTTTCGGGCCGCTACGCTTGGGTTCATTCTCGAACAGGATGCCGAGCCGCCTTGCGACTTCCGAATAGGCTTCGATCAGCCCGCCCATGTCGCGGCGGAAGCGGTCCTTGTCCATCTTGTCGTTGGTTCGGGTATCCCACAGCCGGCAGCAGTCCGGGCTGATCTCGTCCGCGAGAACGACGCGCACCATCTCGCCTTCGTAGAGGCGGCCGAACTCGACCTTGAAGTCGACGAGGCGGATGCCGATGCCGAGAAAGAGGCCGGTCAGGAAGTCGTTGATGCGCAAGGCGAGCGCCATCATGTCGTCGATTTCCTGCGGCGTTGCCCAGCCGAAGGCTGTGATGTGTTCTTCCGACACCATCGGGTCGTGCAGCTCGTCGTTCTTGTAATAGAACTCGATGATGGAGCGCGGCAGCACCGTGCCTTCGTCGATGCCGAGGCGCTTGGAGAGCGAGCCCGCCGCCACGTTCCGCACCACCACCTCGCAAGGGATGATCTCGACTTCGCGGATGAGCTGTTCGCGCATGTTGAGCGCGCGGATGAAATGCGTCGGCACGCCGATCTCGTTCAGCCGCGTGAAGATGAATTCGGAGATGCGGTTGTTGAGAACGCCCTTGCCCTCGATGGTGGCGCGTTTCTGCGCGTCGAAGGCAGTCGCATCGTCCTTGAAATGCTGAATGAGCGTGCCGGGTTCCGGGCCTTCGTAAAGTACCTTTGCCTTGCCTTCATAAACGCGTCTGCGCCGGCTCATGTCATGATTCCAATCGGTTAGCCCGGAGGTGGGTGCGCGAGGTCCGCCCGCGCGAATTTTGGGGCCGCTCCAAAGCGGTAGGAGAGCCGGAAGAGGCAGCGGAATCGGCCCTCCGGCGTGCGCAAAGTACCCCAAGGCCAGAAGCGATACAACGAGCCTTTGGTGCGGCGCAACCCTTGCGAAAAACGGCTGGAAATCAGGGCTTTAGCTAATTCGTCGCAGGCCGCCGCGCCGCCTCCGATCACGGTTGATTTGGGGAGGCCGGGCGGCTATGCCTAGGGCAGAATTCAGGCTTGCCGCCATTTTCCGGTAGCAGGCTTTGCATCATGTAACGGAGAGACCCGCTTATGACCACCTTCGACAAGCGCGAGGAAGGCTTCGAGAAGAAGTTCGCACATGACGAGGAGCTGCGCTTCAAGGCCACGGCCCGCCGCAACAAGCTGCTCGGCCTGTGGGCGGCGGAGCTGCTCGGGCTGTCGGGCGATGCGGCCGCGGCTTATGCGCTCGAGGTGGTTTCGGCGGATTTCGAGGAAGCGGGCGAGGAAGATGTCTTCCGCAAGGTGCGCCGCGATTTCGACGCGAAGGGTGTGGCCCAGTCCGATGCCGACATCCGCGCCGCCATGGCCCGCCTGCTCGACGAAGCCGTCCGCCAGATTCAGGCCTGACGCACGGAATTATTGGAAGATCGAGACGCAGCCAAGCAGCAGTATCTCGTCTTTCGACGCGCCTTCCATCGGCAGGTGGACGATTTCGAGTTCCAGGAAATCCCGTTTGACGCCGCAGAGGCGGCCCCGGGTGATGTGCGGCTCCTGCTGCGTCGTGACCTTTCGGTAGACGCCGGCATTATGGTCCACATGGTCCGGGTGGTAGAACTCTGAGATTGTCATGCCTGTCGGATCGAAGTCGAGCCAACGGGTCAGCGTTGTGCCGACGAGGCGCAGGCGCCAGTCCCGGGCCGAGGCGTCGGTCGGCTCCAGCACGAAAACATTGGGAAGCAAAGGGGCTGCCTCGCGGCAGGGGAGTTCGGCGCGGCTGAGCAGGCGGCCGTCCTTGCGATGCCGCTCCCAGAAGTCGATCAGCGCCAGCGAAAGAGGGTGGGATGCGGCCGGGATCGGCGCCACATTCGTCTCGATCCGTATCGCCGGATTTTCGTGATTTCTGGGTCGCGCATCGGCATACATCGCCGCTATCCCGGTTTTTATCGGGACCGCCTGCCGGCCCCTGCTTCGATGTGACCAGCAAAGCGATAAAATCCGCTTAAAACACGCCTTGTTGGGTCCAGATCGGCATCATTCCGCCTCTGCCGCCGAGATCAGCATGGTGGCGAAGCTCCGGGCCGCCGTTTCCCTTGCGTCCGCCTCGCTCAAGCCGCGAATGAAATTGACGGGCGATTCCCGCAGCCGGTGCATCGCCGCCCAGGCCACGACTTCGATGCCGAGCCGTGCCGCGAGGATGAGGGCGGGCGAGGGGGCGGCTTTCCGTCCGGCGGCTTTCACCGCCGCCTCCGCGAGCTGGTCGCGGTGCCGGGCGCGGAGATCGCGTGCATGCATCTGTTCGAACTCGGCTATCTCCGAAGAACACTGGTCGACCAGCCAGATGGCGCGGCGGGCCTCGCTCAGCATGTCGTAAAGCTCGCGTCCGATCTGGCGCAGCGTCTCCATGCCGGCCTTGGCGTTTGGCTTCAAGGCCTCGTCGAGCGCCGGCCAGTGGCGGACCTCAGCGATTCGTGCAGCGAAAATGGCGGCTGTCGCCTTCATGCCCGGGTCGGCGAGCGGGAAGGCGAGGTTTTCCAGCGGCCGCGCGCAGACCTTCAGGATCGCCAGATGGAAGAGCGCCTCCTTGCTCGTCACATAGAGATAAAGCGTACCTGCGGAGACGCCTGCAACCTTCGCCACGTCCGCCATCTGGGTCCGGCGGATGCCGAGGTCGGTAAAGCAGGCGATCGCGGCTTCCGCGATGTCGTCCACTTTCTGCGGCGTTTTCTTCCGGGCCATTCCTCGCTCCTTTGTTGCCTCGACGCGAGTATCTCCCCGAATCGTCTTGACTCTTAGAATAAATGAATGAATCATTCAGTCAAGATAGCTTGGGAGAGAGATCATGACCCGCTTCGCGTTTTTCCTGTTGTCCATCCTGTTGATGTCGTTGCCCGCGCAGGCTGCGGGCTGGAGTCATTATGGCGGCGATGCGGGCGGGCAGCGCCATTCGGCCTCGGCGCAGATCACCCCGGCGAATGTGGGCAATCTCGCGCCCGCATGGACCTACTCCACGGGCGACCTGACGGCGCGCGCTGACGACATGAAGAGCAGCGCCTTCGAGGGCACGCCGGTTCTCGTCGCAGGCTCGCTCATCTTCTGCTCGCCCTTCAACGAGGTAATTGCGCTCGATCCCGGCACGGGTGCCGAGAAGTGGCGCTACGACCCGAAGGTTACGACCGGCTACCGGCCGGGCAACCAGTTCATCTGCCGGGGCGTCACGCCCTGGGTGGATGCGGCGGCGGGGGAGGGCGACCTCTGCGCCACCAGGCTGTTCATGGGTACGGTCGACAGCCGCCTCATCGCGCTCGATGCGGGGACAGGCCAGCCCTGCCTTGGTTTCGGCATGGATGGCGAAGTCCGTATCGATCCCGGCATGGATCTCCAATGGCCCGGCGAATTCCAGATCACGTCGCCACCCGCCGTTGCGGATGGCGTCGTCGTCATCGGCTCCGCCATCAGCGACAATCGCCGCGTCGATGCGCCGAAGGGCACCGTCCGCGCCTTCGATGCGCGCACGGGCAAGCCGCTCTGGGATTTCAATCCGGTGACACGCGGCGCGAAGGATCATCCCGAGGATTGGCCGCGCGGCGTCGCGGAACATACAGGCCATGCCAATGTCTGGGCGCCGATGTCGGCGGACGAGACGCGCGGGCTTTTCTTCCTGCCGACATCATCGCCGAGCCCCGATTTCTTCGGCGGCGAGCGTTCCGGCGACAACCGCTATGCGAATTCCGTCGTCGCGCTCGATGCGCGCACCGGCGATGTCCGCTGGCACTTCCAGACCGTGCATCACGATGTCTGGGATTACGATCTGCCGGCGCAGCCGAGCCTCGTCACGCTGACGCGCGAAGGCAAGCCACTCGATGCCGTGGTGCAGGTGACGAAGACGGGCTTCGTCTTCGTGCTCGACCGCGATACGGGCAAGCCGATCTTCGAAGTGGAAGAGCGTCCCGTGCCGCAGGGCGGCGCGGCGGGCGAGTTTCTCTCGCCGACGCAGCCTTTCCCCGTCGCGCCGCCGCCGCTGGTGCCGCAAACGCTGTCGCCGGACGATGCCTGGGGCCTCACTTACTGGGACCGCAAGGCCTGCCGCGAAAAGATCGCCGGCGCGCGCTCCGAAGGTCTCTACACGCCGCCGAGCCCTCAAGGCACGATCATGTATCCCTTCACCGGTGGTGGCGCTAACTGGGGCGGCATGGCGTTCGATCCGAAAAGCCAGCTCATGTACATCAACACGAGCCGCGCCGCGCATCTCATCACGCTGATCCCGTCGGAAGATTTCGCCGCCGCGAAGGCGGCCGAGCCGAACGAGGAAATCTCGCCGCAGGCGCCGACGCGCTGGGCGGTGAAGCGCGAGCTTGTGCTCTCGCCGCTCGATCTCCCCTGCAATCCGCCGCCCTGGGGCATGTTGACGGCGGTCGATCTTTCCGACGGCACCATCGCATGGGAAAGCGTGCTCGGCACTGTGCGCGACCTCGCGCCCGTGCCCCTGCCGTGGAAACTCGGCACGCCGAATTTCGGCGGACCCATCGTCACGGCGGGCGGCGTCGTCTTCATCGGCGCGGCGATGGACGATTACCTGCGTGCCTTCGATGCGGCGTCAGGCGAGGAACTCTGGAAAGGTCGTCTCCCCGCGGGCGGGCAGGCCACGCCCATGACCTATGAATGGGAAGGCCGCCAATATGTCGTCATCGCCGCCGGCGGCCATGCTCGCGCGACGACGAGGCTCGGCGACTCCGTCGTCGCCTTCGCGCTGCCGGAGTGAGGATCAGACGGCTTCCTTCACCTTCAGCCGTGCCGCGATCTGTTCGAGCGAGAAGAGGTGGTTGCCTTCTTTCACGACGTCATAGACCGTGACGTTCAGTGCCCGGAGCGTCTTGCGGACGATCTGTCTCGTCTCCGGGTGCTCGTCGAAGTCGATGACGTTGACGCAGCAGGTGTTCTGGTCGATCGCGGCAAAGGTCGAGAGGCCGGAGCCAAGCGCCCAGCCGATCACCAGGCGGTTGATGCCGCCATGCGCGACGAGGGCGAGCGTCTCCCATTCGGGTTCGGCGATCACCTCTTCAAGCGCGGAGACGACGCGCGTATTCACTTCCTCGAAACTGTCACCGCCATTGTAGCGCGCGCCGGGCAGGTGCGCGTCGCGGAACGAATAGGCGATGTCGTTCAGGTCCTTGATCTGGTCTCGGAAGGAACTGTTGCTCTGGAACTCGACGAAGTGTTCCAGCGGCTCGATTTCGAGCCCGCGCCCTTCAAGGATGAGCTGCGCCGTTTCCACCGAACGCGGAAAGCTCGACGTCACCGCCCGGTCGAACGGAATTTTCTGAAGCGCCTTGCCGGTCAGCGTCGCCTGCTCGCGGCCCCAATCCGTCAGCGGCACGGCGGAGGCATCCGCCACCCGGTTCCCCTTGTCGTCGACATAGGAAACGTCGCCATGGCGGAACAGATAGATGCGGCGGCGGCGCGAGCCGTCGAAAGCGGTGCGAAGCATGAAAAGCCCTCCGGTAGCGGAATGTCGATGCCGCGCAGTATAGGGCGGAATGTGACGGAGAGGTGAAGCCTCTCAGGGCGCGATCAGATCGACAGTGGGAAAATAGTTTTCGTAGCGGCCCTTGTCTCTCGTCAGCAAAGGCACCGCAGCAACGGCGGCATGTGCGCCGATGAAGAAATCGGGAAGCACGCCAGTGCGCGTTCCACCGCGCTTTTTGTATTCGCGGAAGGCCTTGCCGGCAAGGAAGAGAGCGGGGCGCGGAATGTCGAGCACAGTAATGCCTGC
Above is a window of Parvibaculum lavamentivorans DS-1 DNA encoding:
- a CDS encoding DUF1476 domain-containing protein is translated as MTTFDKREEGFEKKFAHDEELRFKATARRNKLLGLWAAELLGLSGDAAAAYALEVVSADFEEAGEEDVFRKVRRDFDAKGVAQSDADIRAAMARLLDEAVRQIQA
- a CDS encoding PAS domain-containing protein, with the translated sequence MYADARPRNHENPAIRIETNVAPIPAASHPLSLALIDFWERHRKDGRLLSRAELPCREAAPLLPNVFVLEPTDASARDWRLRLVGTTLTRWLDFDPTGMTISEFYHPDHVDHNAGVYRKVTTQQEPHITRGRLCGVKRDFLELEIVHLPMEGASKDEILLLGCVSIFQ
- a CDS encoding TetR/AcrR family transcriptional regulator, translating into MARKKTPQKVDDIAEAAIACFTDLGIRRTQMADVAKVAGVSAGTLYLYVTSKEALFHLAILKVCARPLENLAFPLADPGMKATAAIFAARIAEVRHWPALDEALKPNAKAGMETLRQIGRELYDMLSEARRAIWLVDQCSSEIAEFEQMHARDLRARHRDQLAEAAVKAAGRKAAPSPALILAARLGIEVVAWAAMHRLRESPVNFIRGLSEADARETAARSFATMLISAAEAE
- the purQ gene encoding phosphoribosylformylglycinamidine synthase subunit PurQ, with amino-acid sequence MKSSVVVFPGSNRERDMMYALETITGSKPTAVWHADRELPETDLVVLCGGFSYGDYLRTGAIAARGNIMPAVAKAADRGVRILGVCNGFQILCEAGLLPGVLMRNAALKFVCKHVDLEVANADTDFTRKYEAGQVWRCPVAHGDGNYFADSETLKRLEGEGRVGLRYARGTNPNGSLNDIAGILNERGNVFGLMPHPENMIEPLNGATDGRALFESVLEAVA
- a CDS encoding histidine phosphatase family protein, which codes for MLRTAFDGSRRRRIYLFRHGDVSYVDDKGNRVADASAVPLTDWGREQATLTGKALQKIPFDRAVTSSFPRSVETAQLILEGRGLEIEPLEHFVEFQSNSSFRDQIKDLNDIAYSFRDAHLPGARYNGGDSFEEVNTRVVSALEEVIAEPEWETLALVAHGGINRLVIGWALGSGLSTFAAIDQNTCCVNVIDFDEHPETRQIVRKTLRALNVTVYDVVKEGNHLFSLEQIAARLKVKEAV
- a CDS encoding type II toxin-antitoxin system VapC family toxin gives rise to the protein MILVDTNVLLDLVQDDPNWADWSQHQLEVAAARDRLAINTVIYAELSVGFARIEETDNFLDAAGITVLDIPRPALFLAGKAFREYKKRGGTRTGVLPDFFIGAHAAVAAVPLLTRDKGRYENYFPTVDLIAP
- the purC gene encoding phosphoribosylaminoimidazolesuccinocarboxamide synthase — encoded protein: MSRRRRVYEGKAKVLYEGPEPGTLIQHFKDDATAFDAQKRATIEGKGVLNNRISEFIFTRLNEIGVPTHFIRALNMREQLIREVEIIPCEVVVRNVAAGSLSKRLGIDEGTVLPRSIIEFYYKNDELHDPMVSEEHITAFGWATPQEIDDMMALALRINDFLTGLFLGIGIRLVDFKVEFGRLYEGEMVRVVLADEISPDCCRLWDTRTNDKMDKDRFRRDMGGLIEAYSEVARRLGILFENEPKRSGPKLVK
- the purS gene encoding phosphoribosylformylglycinamidine synthase subunit PurS, whose amino-acid sequence is MKARIKVTLKNGVLDPQGKAIEGALGSLGFSGVESVRQGKYIEVELAETDRKKAEAAIDEMCKKLLANTVIENYAIELDEK
- a CDS encoding pyrroloquinoline quinone-dependent dehydrogenase, which produces MTRFAFFLLSILLMSLPAQAAGWSHYGGDAGGQRHSASAQITPANVGNLAPAWTYSTGDLTARADDMKSSAFEGTPVLVAGSLIFCSPFNEVIALDPGTGAEKWRYDPKVTTGYRPGNQFICRGVTPWVDAAAGEGDLCATRLFMGTVDSRLIALDAGTGQPCLGFGMDGEVRIDPGMDLQWPGEFQITSPPAVADGVVVIGSAISDNRRVDAPKGTVRAFDARTGKPLWDFNPVTRGAKDHPEDWPRGVAEHTGHANVWAPMSADETRGLFFLPTSSPSPDFFGGERSGDNRYANSVVALDARTGDVRWHFQTVHHDVWDYDLPAQPSLVTLTREGKPLDAVVQVTKTGFVFVLDRDTGKPIFEVEERPVPQGGAAGEFLSPTQPFPVAPPPLVPQTLSPDDAWGLTYWDRKACREKIAGARSEGLYTPPSPQGTIMYPFTGGGANWGGMAFDPKSQLMYINTSRAAHLITLIPSEDFAAAKAAEPNEEISPQAPTRWAVKRELVLSPLDLPCNPPPWGMLTAVDLSDGTIAWESVLGTVRDLAPVPLPWKLGTPNFGGPIVTAGGVVFIGAAMDDYLRAFDAASGEELWKGRLPAGGQATPMTYEWEGRQYVVIAAGGHARATTRLGDSVVAFALPE